GTCCACCATGATCGAATTCAGGCTCACGATGGTGTGAATGCGCTCGCCACGTGTCGTCTCCGCCACCGCCCGCATCATCGGCACTGGCCCGATCGCCAGGACGAGGTCGACTCTCACTCCGTTTTGAATAAGCTGTTTCAGCTTGTCCGTGACCAGTCCCTTGTCGCCGTAGGAGCCGTCGTCGGTCGTGATGTAGGTGACATCGCTCACCGCCCGAACCTCGTCTTCGAGCAGCACGAGTTCTTTGGTCCGCCCACCAATGATTGAGATGACCTTGTTGCCCGCCGCTTTCATCGCCGCCGCGGTCGGCAACGCGATCGCCGTGCCCACGCCGCCCCCTATGACGACCACCGTGCCCCAGAGTTTCACATCCGAAGGCTTACCGAGTGGCCCAACGACGTCGAGGATCGATTGGCCGGCCTCGAGCGTATTCATCATGTAGGTGGTCTTCCCGATCGACTGCACGATCAGGTCGATGGTGCCGCGCTCGGGATCCGAGCAGGCTATGGTTAGCGGGATTCTTTCGCCATGATCGTACAGCCGCACGATGACAAACTGACCCGCCTTCTGTTTTCGGGCAATGCGAGGCGCCTCGATCGTAAAGCGCTTGATGCCCGGAGCAAGAAACTTAGCCGAATGGATTGCAAACACGATTTAGCTCCGCCCTTCCCGCGAGAAAAGGTGATTCCATTCAGAATTCTCAGGGAACGTTGGCCAAGGGGCTGTGATTCCCATCACATGCTTCTGGCCCTTTGTCACAGGGGAAAGTGACTGGCCCGGGCTGCACAATTCCGCCGTCCCGTGTCACCGATGGGGACATCATCCGCCTTTGAATCGGCATCTACTCACGGCGAGGAGTCGTCTGCCTTGGATTGCGCTACATGCCACCATCTGGAGGCAGTCGTCTCAAAGGCAAGCCGGGATTGGGCCTTCGCCGAGCAGCTCGCCGAGGTGAGTGGCTGGATGCCCGAGCTCGCAAAACCCGCGCGCCGAAAGGCGGAGTCTGCCCGGAAGGAGTACGACTTGGCTGTGCGCGCCTTGGCTGAGCACCACGAACAGTGCCATGCGTTCAAGTCTCGAGATGCCAACGGGGCTGGCGGAGTCTCCTAGAAATACACCCCCTGTACTCTTGTCTTATAGACAACGGACTTCATCCCCTTCACAATCGGGT
The Terriglobia bacterium genome window above contains:
- a CDS encoding sulfide/dihydroorotate dehydrogenase-like FAD/NAD-binding protein; its protein translation is MFAIHSAKFLAPGIKRFTIEAPRIARKQKAGQFVIVRLYDHGERIPLTIACSDPERGTIDLIVQSIGKTTYMMNTLEAGQSILDVVGPLGKPSDVKLWGTVVVIGGGVGTAIALPTAAAMKAAGNKVISIIGGRTKELVLLEDEVRAVSDVTYITTDDGSYGDKGLVTDKLKQLIQNGVRVDLVLAIGPVPMMRAVAETTRGERIHTIVSLNSIMVDGTGMCGGCRVSIDGKSEFACVDGPEFDAHKVDFDIMTARSRMYREQECASLARFQEEQKQKELATVQGGTK